ATACGCTACGCTGACTACAAAAGCAGGGCCTAGATACCTTACAATTTGGAAGTTCTTTACCGCGCCCTTGATTTTGTTGTAAAAAAGCAATGGTTGCTCAGTTATCACATCGTTCACCTGCCTTCTATAATTTTCAAAAGGCTTAATTTAACCGCCTCTAATTTTTTTACCTAATGTAAAATATGAATATTAACATTCACCGGTTACACATATAAATAAACTAAACATACTGAATGGCAGGTGAATGCAAATGCAAGAGGATGAATTTTACACATTTCGTGAATATATGAAAAGAGAAGAAAATACGCTAACAGCTTCCATGGAAGATTACCTTGAAATGATATACCGCCTTTGTGCCCACACCCCCTATACCAGGATAAACGAGCTGGCCGCCGCTTTAAACGTACAGCCTCCATCGGCCACAAAAATGGTACAAAAATTATCGGATTTAAACTTGATAGATTACAGAAAATACGGCATAATCACCCTTACAGAGAAAGGGCAACAAATCGGCAAAGCCCTGCTAAAGCGCCACGAGATCATAAAAGAATTTTTAAGCCTCATAGGCATAACCGACAGTATCCTTGAAGAAACCGAAAAGATAGAACATACGATAAGCGATGAGACATTAAAAAAGCTAAATGAACTCGTATCCTTCTTTAAAAGCAACCCTCATATCATCGCTATGTTCCACAATTATAAAAAACCGTGAAATACTATCTGTCCCATAGCCGTAGCGCCAGCATAAGCCCAAATAGCCCTGCCACAAATTTGGACACCATAAACGGTACCAGCATACTCGGCGCTACACTTGACACAAACCCCATCTGGCCACCAAACACAAAAGCACCGCTTATGGCAAAAGCTGAACATACTACTTTCCCCTTGGCATTCATATTTTTAAAATTGCCAAATACCAGTAAATTAGTAGCGAGATTACCCAGCAAGCTGATAACAGAGGAGCTGTCAATGCCGTATCTATTTCCTATCTTTTTTAAAAAACTGCCAAAAAACTTTTCCAGCACAGCCAGCATTGGGTACGCACCGCCCAGTATAAAGGCGATTTTCCCCACCACAGACATAACTTGTTGCAGCGGAATAACTTCAAAACCCAGGTTGATACCAAAAACAGAATAACCTCCTTGTGCTAGCAGCCCTGCAGTACTTAATCCTATTATCACCTTTCCAAAGGCATCAAAGCAGCCCAGCAAAACATCAGGTATCAGCGATAACCCTATTCCTATAAAAGCTGAAATAACCAGTATAGGCAGCATATCCTTCAGCAGTTTAAGGGGATTTAAGCCATACCACAATCCGGCGGCAAAACAACCTATTGGTATCGCTATTACTCCTATCATCACGCCCTTAGAAAAATACCTCTGCTCATCTCTGGATATCATCCCCATAGCTACGGGTATAGAAAAGCTTATGGCTGCACCCAGATTGGAAGCCACCACAACACCAGAAAACAGCCCCATTTTCTCATCAAAAGCTAAGCTTCGGGCTATCTGATATCCACCCATATCCACTGCTAAAAAACTAGCGGCAATCGCAGAAGGATCTACGCCAAAGACCTTAGATACAGGAGTTATCGCTATTAATAGAACTTGGGATATAGCAGGCGATATGGAGTAAATACCTATCATACCAAGGCCCACCGCTCCCATTGCCTTGATCCCTTCTTCAAACTTTTTGCCCAGTCCTAGAGGAGATCCTATGGCGTAATCTAATCCACCTATTGCAAAAAACACGCCTATCAAATACAGCACCACATTTCCCATAGCCAATTATCCTTTCATACTTTTAGCCCCATTGTATCACCGGCTCATGGGTTTCTCAAGAGGACTTTACTAAAATATAAAATAGAACAGTCACACCTCCAGGGAAGTTTTCATAAACTTAATATCAGAAAGCCATTGGAGGTGAAAAAAGTGAAAGAAAAAGAGCTCGCTCAAAAAATTGATGAACTCATCGACTCTTTTGAGAGCGACAGCAGGGATTTAAACGACGTAGAAAACGAACTGCAAACACTGTTTAAAGACGATGACCCTGACTTTATTTTCAAACTCATATTCAAACTCTTGTTCAAAATAAAGGATGAGATCAAAGACATCGAAAAGAAATTAGACAAGATTTTCAGGATTTAAGACAAAAAGCCCCGCTGACAGCGGGGCTTTGTTTAATATAGCGGCAAATCGCCTTCAATTTTTCTCTTATAAAACATTCATGTCATGCGAATAATAACACAGGAGGCGATTCTCATGAACGGAAAAACTACAAGCTGGGTAGTAGCTGGTATCGGCGCAGTTGTTACAGCAATAGGGTATATGACAGGTGGAACAATAGGCGCCGGTATAACTGGTTTCGGTTTAGCCCATGTAGTTCTCGGAACATTAGATATGTTTAGGCCGAGCGTTCAAAAATAATTGTCTCCATAGCAGAAGGCACTTCGGCTTTAACCGTGGTGCCTTTTTTAATGCCCTTTTTGCACTTATGTTTTTATCTAAACATATAATATTATCACTCTAAAAATTAATTCTTGGAGGTTGAATTATATGGATTTATCTATCGAAGAAATTAAAAAGTATTTTGATTATTATGATAAAAAAGGTGAAGGTCAAACCCATAACCATGAGTTTCTAGGTAGCACAAAGTTAGCTGCAGAAGAGGAAGAAGAAGAGCACAACCATCGCTTTGCAGGTGTTACCAGCCAAGTTATACCAAAGGGTTCTAGTCACGTCCATGCAATATTGGTAAGCACTGACTTCTATGAGGATCATCATCATGAGATAGGCGTAATAACTGGCCCTGCTATTGATGTCGGCGATGATAAACACGTACACTTTGTTGAAGGAAAAACTACTGTTGATAATAATCACTTCCACAATTTTACCTTTGCTACCCTAATTGAGGATCCTATTTCTGATTAAACACAATTAACTTCTGCAATGTATATAAAGCACCGGGTAATTTTATGATGCCATAAACAATAAAGGCACCCATCCTCGGGTGCCTTTATTCATAGAAATTCCAGTGCGCCAGGAGGGATTCGAACCCCCGACCACCTGATTCGTAGTCAGATACTCTATCCAACTGAGCTACTGGCGCCTCACATCCTTTTATAGTATAACACAACCTATTTAAATATTCAACATAGGTTTTGAGGATGTGAGCTTATTTTAAGTCCAACGACATGATGTCCTTTCCTGATTCTAAATCTACTATTCTAGCAACCCCGTCTTCAATAAGCCCTATCGAATTGACCTTGTCCTCTCTCTTGCTGAGTGACGTAGATCCGGGATTGATCACCACGCAACCGCCGATTTTCTTTAAAATGGGAATATGGGTATGTCCTGTTATGAAAAAATCCAATCTGTACCTGCCAATTAATTTATGCATATCCTCATCAGAAATGGTATGTCCATGTTGAACCATAAACCTCTTTCCCTGAATCATGGTAAACACATAGGGTGTTTGCATAGGTATATCGAGTACCATCTGATCTACATCTGCATCACAGTTTCCCTGAGCCACCAGAAGAGGAACACTGCAGGAATTTAACGCGCTGGAGAGCTTTTTGGGGTCATATCCAGGAGGAAGAGGGTTGCGGGGTCCATGGTACAACACATCTCCAGCGTGAAAAATCAAATCCGTATCTTTTAAAAAATTCCACGCTTTTTCCCAAGATATGTAATCTCCATGGGTATCGCTTATAACGCCGATCCTCATGTCAACACTCATCTCCTTTTTAAAAGATCGCTTATGCCTTTTATAATTTTATCATTTGGGCAAAAAAAATTAAAGATAAGGCGGCATCATAACGCCGCCTTATCTTTTTAACGCAGCTTTAACTATTGGACTTTATAAAGTCTATCACTTCGTCCACCTTGGCAAAGGCAAGACATGTAACCGTATCCGCAGCTCCGTAGTAGATCGCTATCCTTCCCGTGGGCGCATCGTACAACGCCGCTGTGGGAAATACCACATTGGGCACATCCCCTACGCACTCGTACAGCTTTTGCGGTGACAGCAGGTAATCCGATGCCCTGTATATCACCTTCCACGGCTCATCTAAGTCCAGTAAAGCGGCTCCAAAGCTGTACACAAACCCGTTGCACGATGTCAAAACCCCATGGTAGAACAGCAACCAGCCTTCCGTCGTCTCTATAGGCACAGGACCTGCTCCTATCTTGGTGCTCTCCCACGGCTTGTTGGGCGACATCACGTGCCTGTGGTGCCCCCAGTGCACCATATCCGGGCTCTCGCTGTAGAATATATCGCCAAAAGGCGTATGCCCGTTGTCGCTAGGCCGGCTCAACATCGCGTACTTGCCCTTTATCTTACGCGGAAACAGCACACCATTCCTGTTAAAGGGCAAAAAGGCGTTTTCCATCTGGTAGAATTCTTTAAAATCGTAGGTATACGCAACGCCTATAGTGGGATAGCCATGGTATCCGTTGCACCACGTGATGTAATACCTGTCCTCTATCTTGCAAACCCTGGGATCGTAGGCGTAAACAAACCTGCTTACCTCTTCATCGTCGCATATAAATTTTATACGTTCATGGTCTATCTCCCAGTTAAGGCCGTCCTTGCTCCTTCCGCTGTGTATCTCCATCTGGCGGCTTTTTGTGTCGCATCTGAACACACCTGCGAATTCTCCATTAAAGGGTACCACAGCGCTGTTAAAAATGCTGTTGGATGAAGGTATAAGGTCTCTGGGTATCACCGGGTTTTGCTGGTAGCGCCACACTACGTCATTACACCCTGCTGGCCTATCCTGCCACGGTATATTGGGTAATGCCTCCCCGACTATTAACTGTTTGCTCATACATCGTCGCTCCTTCCTACAAAAATTGTTTCATCATGCCTTTATACTGCCGGTTAGCGTCAACCCCTCCAGCAACGCTTTTTGCGTTATAAAGAATAAGACAATCATGGGAATCGTCATAATCAAAGACACTGCCATTAACTGATTCCATATAGCTCCATGAGCTGTCTGGAACTGCTGTAGCCCAAGGCTCATCGTATACTTTGATTCATCCGATAGGTAAATTAACGGACCCAGGAAATCCTGCCATGCTGCTATCATCTGAAATATGGCAACAGTCCACAGCGCAGGTTTTGTTATGGGAACTATTATTCTCCAAAGTATTCCCCACTCTGATGCCCCATCTATCCTAGCCGCTTCTGACATCTCCTTGGGTATAGACATCATAAACTGCCTTATAAGGAAGATGTAGAAGGGTACGCCGAAAAATGATGGCACTATTAACGGCAACAGTGTGTTAACAAATCCCAGGT
The genomic region above belongs to Caldanaerobius polysaccharolyticus DSM 13641 and contains:
- the mntR gene encoding transcriptional regulator MntR; this encodes MQEDEFYTFREYMKREENTLTASMEDYLEMIYRLCAHTPYTRINELAAALNVQPPSATKMVQKLSDLNLIDYRKYGIITLTEKGQQIGKALLKRHEIIKEFLSLIGITDSILEETEKIEHTISDETLKKLNELVSFFKSNPHIIAMFHNYKKP
- the eutH gene encoding ethanolamine utilization protein EutH, which produces MGNVVLYLIGVFFAIGGLDYAIGSPLGLGKKFEEGIKAMGAVGLGMIGIYSISPAISQVLLIAITPVSKVFGVDPSAIAASFLAVDMGGYQIARSLAFDEKMGLFSGVVVASNLGAAISFSIPVAMGMISRDEQRYFSKGVMIGVIAIPIGCFAAGLWYGLNPLKLLKDMLPILVISAFIGIGLSLIPDVLLGCFDAFGKVIIGLSTAGLLAQGGYSVFGINLGFEVIPLQQVMSVVGKIAFILGGAYPMLAVLEKFFGSFLKKIGNRYGIDSSSVISLLGNLATNLLVFGNFKNMNAKGKVVCSAFAISGAFVFGGQMGFVSSVAPSMLVPFMVSKFVAGLFGLMLALRLWDR
- a CDS encoding YmaF family protein, which translates into the protein MDLSIEEIKKYFDYYDKKGEGQTHNHEFLGSTKLAAEEEEEEHNHRFAGVTSQVIPKGSSHVHAILVSTDFYEDHHHEIGVITGPAIDVGDDKHVHFVEGKTTVDNNHFHNFTFATLIEDPISD
- the yfcE gene encoding phosphodiesterase; amino-acid sequence: MRIGVISDTHGDYISWEKAWNFLKDTDLIFHAGDVLYHGPRNPLPPGYDPKKLSSALNSCSVPLLVAQGNCDADVDQMVLDIPMQTPYVFTMIQGKRFMVQHGHTISDEDMHKLIGRYRLDFFITGHTHIPILKKIGGCVVINPGSTSLSKREDKVNSIGLIEDGVARIVDLESGKDIMSLDLK
- a CDS encoding glycoside hydrolase family 130 protein, giving the protein MSKQLIVGEALPNIPWQDRPAGCNDVVWRYQQNPVIPRDLIPSSNSIFNSAVVPFNGEFAGVFRCDTKSRQMEIHSGRSKDGLNWEIDHERIKFICDDEEVSRFVYAYDPRVCKIEDRYYITWCNGYHGYPTIGVAYTYDFKEFYQMENAFLPFNRNGVLFPRKIKGKYAMLSRPSDNGHTPFGDIFYSESPDMVHWGHHRHVMSPNKPWESTKIGAGPVPIETTEGWLLFYHGVLTSCNGFVYSFGAALLDLDEPWKVIYRASDYLLSPQKLYECVGDVPNVVFPTAALYDAPTGRIAIYYGAADTVTCLAFAKVDEVIDFIKSNS
- a CDS encoding carbohydrate ABC transporter permease yields the protein MKKSTMDLIGRIIVYALLIVVSVLFLLPFLWMVSTALKPIDKIFTIPPQFIPQTFMWQNFTDAINAIPFWTYLSNTLIYAVFSMLGTVLSSTVIAYGFSRLRWKGRDTVFFIVLMTMMLPYQVTMIPLFIIFKNLGFVNTLLPLIVPSFFGVPFYIFLIRQFMMSIPKEMSEAARIDGASEWGILWRIIVPITKPALWTVAIFQMIAAWQDFLGPLIYLSDESKYTMSLGLQQFQTAHGAIWNQLMAVSLIMTIPMIVLFFITQKALLEGLTLTGSIKA